Proteins from one Candida orthopsilosis Co 90-125, chromosome 2 draft sequence genomic window:
- a CDS encoding Gig1 protein induced by N-acetylglucosamine (GlcNAc) produces MTIERKVKAGDPFTWSQIQQIVKSNKLELFARSEEQFSKYYQFKNDLSSQGIALNDYVLNEELEWKQSDIRSQTGATSLEYSISQPQDLILYNDDDVKIIYNKFPYYFENSVLHLCVWSKLTIPNDVNSPVGDISPLTKHIIERYLQNTFIDKGVSPDDILWFRNWSSLQSVRSVSHIHVLLHDVDDSLLQKLLRAAGNTLTLDDYRELLDE; encoded by the coding sequence ATGACAATTGAACGTAAAGTCAAAGCAGGTGATCCATTTACTTGGAgtcaaatccaacaaattgtaaaatcaaacaagcTTGAGCTATTTGCTAGAAGTGAGGAGCAATTTAGCAAATAttatcaattcaaaaatgacCTATCACTGCAAGGTATAGCTTTGAATGATTATGTGTTGAATGAAGAACTAGAATGGAAACAAAGTGACATTCGCAGCCAAACAGGAGCTACATCACTTGAATACTCAATATCACAACCACAAGACCTTATTTTatataatgatgatgacgtGAAGATTATTTATAACAAGTTCCCatattattttgaaaattcagTATTACATTTATGCGTATGGTCGAAATTAACGATACCCAATGATGTCAATTCACCTGTTGGAGATATATCACCATTAACCAAACACATAATTGAACGATATTTGCAAAACACATTCATTGATAAAGGGGTTTCTCCTGATGATATCCTTTGGTTTAGAAACTGGTCGAGCTTACAAAGTGTTCGAAGCGTCAGCCATATTCATGTACTTTTAcatgatgttgatgacaGCTTACTTCAGAAACTTCTTAGAGCAGCTGGAAACACGTTGACCTTGGATGATTATAGAGAGTTGCTAGATGAATAG
- a CDS encoding Gpm2 phosphoglycerate mutase, protein MGAHKLIILRHGESQWNHENKFCGWIDIPLTEKGKEEAEYAGELIKQHGLSPDILYTSKLIRSIETGFIILKVLNKPWVDHIKTWRLNERHYGQYQGRDKHEVFVELGEDKEKFQYIRRNYNGLPPLIDPESDASIDEKYNDLLNKNILPRGESLSMVMDRLIPFFKYEIFDHQMVQLNKTVLIVTHGSVVRSLIKYLNKVSDDDISKINVPTGIPLVFELNDRGDLIKPYYYLDKEKAEKGIEKVKNEGLKKE, encoded by the coding sequence ATGGGCGCACACAAGTTAATCATTCTAAGACATGGTGAATCCCAATGGAATCACGAAAACAAGTTCTGTGGATGGATCGATATACCACTAACTGAAAAGggcaaagaagaagcagaATACGCAGGTGAGCTAATCAAGCAACACGGGCTATCCCCTGATATCCTCTACACCTCAAAACTAATACgttcaattgaaactggGTTTATAATACTCAAAGTATTAAACAAACCTTGGGTGGATCATATAAAGACTTGGCGTTTAAACGAAAGACATTATGGACAATATCAAGGTCGTGATAAGCATGAagtctttgttgaattgggtGAAGATAAAgagaaatttcaatacATCAGACGAAATTACAATGGCTTACCACCATTGATTGATCCTGAACTGGATGCTTCAATCGATGAAAAATACAACGATTTATTAAACAAGAATATCCTACCACGTGGTGAATCTCTTTCAATGGTTATGGATCGATTaattccatttttcaaatatgaaattttcgatcatcaaatggttcaattgaataagaCAGTGTTGATTGTAACCCATGGATCAGTGGTTCGAAGTTTGATTaaatatttgaataaagtTAGTGACGATGATATACTGAAGATTAATGTCCCCACTGGTATACCTTTagtgtttgaattgaatgacCGAggtgatttgattaaacCTTATTATTATTTGGATAAAGAGAAAGCAGAAAAgggaattgaaaaagtgaAGAATGAAGGGTTAAAGAAGGAATAG
- a CDS encoding Gpi18 protein (S. cerevisiae homolog GPI18 has dolichyl-phosphate-mannose-glycolipid alpha-mannosyltransferase activity and has role in GPI anchor biosynthetic process), which yields MFVLRSWSHRMRFHRYNFFFHFDLYDELGKAMSHRSLWSLLRSFLILKSIQLTIIYFTPSRFDTSSQLIIDELASSSSTASPYNDIITTILNKLITWDSVYFNDLFVNDIAYEHQFVFCPGWIKLISLLPSTNYYQLQLWSILISNGDHFASVVVLYYLSKTIYDSKISYIASLMMVISPAGVFLTTNYSENLSNLTTLLTIYLYYKAIDFNNVTTRSNKSIKSIWLYLLSGIVCAFSFTVRANSLLLGILYLVDLYDFSIIDQNLRSSVLSIITGSILGTTFLGQTKYHYLTFCPQRQGWCLNKFPSLFSYAQSHYWDNGFLSYWSLNNIPNFILVAPVLLWNCYSVRTMWKVLPQYRKLLPLVVLNALIIIGGVFFWNVQILNRITSFSPLIYWTLALNYKKPWFKYILGYMLTWNLMQTALFAAFLPPA from the coding sequence ATGTTCGTACTTCGACTGTGGTCGCATCGAATGAGATTTCATCgatataatttttttttccattttgatCTATATGACGAACTAGGCAAAGCTATGTCACATCGCTCGCTATGGAGCCTACTACGGTCATTCCTAATCCTTAAGctgattcaattgactaTAATATACTTCACCCCATCTCGATTCGATACATCATCGCAATTAATCATTGATGAGTTGGCAagttcatcatcaacagcatcaCCATACAATGATATAATCACCaccattttgaacaagCTAATTACTTGGGATTCAGTTTATTTCAATGACTTATTTGTCAATGATATTGCTTATGAGCAtcaatttgtattttgtcCCGGATGGATCAAGTTAATTTCTTTACTACCGAGCACCAATTATTATCAGCTACAATTGTGGAGTATATTAATATCCAATGGTGATCATTTTGCTTCAGTTGTGGTGTTGTACTACTTGAGTAAGACAATCTATGATTCTAAAATAAGCTATATTGCTAGTCTAATGATGGTGATATCCCCAGCTGGTGTGTTTTTAACTACAAATTATTCTGAAAATTTGAGCAACTTGACTACATTGTTGACAATATATTTATACTataaagcaattgatttcaacaatgtcacCACAAGAAGCAACAAGTCGATAAAAAGTATTTGGTTGTACTTACTAAGCGGTATTGTTTGTGCATTCAGCTTCACCGTCAGAGCAAATTCACTTCTACTAGGCATATTATATTTAGTAGATTTATACGATTTCAGCATTATTGATCAAAACTTGAGGTCCAGTGTATTATCTATCATCACTGGATCCATTCTCGGGACAACGTTCCTTGGGCAAACCAAATACCACTACCTCACGTTTTGTCCGCAAAGACAAGGTTGGTGCTTGAACAAGTTCCCCAGTTTGTTTCTGTATGCTCAATCACATTACTGGGACAATGGGTTTTTATCGTACTGGTCGTTGAACAATATACCCAATTTCATACTTGTTGCACCAGTCTTGTTGTGGAACTGCTATTCAGTGAGGACAATGTGGAAGGTACTTCCTCAATATCGTAAGTTGTTACCActtgttgttttaaatGCATTGATAATTATTGGTGGTGTATTCTTTTGGAACGTGCAGATTCTAAATAGAATCACCAGTTTTTCACcattgatttattggaCTTTGGCATTGAACTATAAAAAGCCATGGTTCAAGTATATCTTGGGGTACATGTTGACGTGGAATTTGATGCAAACAGCATTATTTGCGGCATTCTTACCACCAGCATAG
- a CDS encoding Hhf1 histone H4 — protein sequence MSGRGKGGKGLGKGGAKRHRKILRDNIQGITKPAIRRLARRGGVKRISALIYEEVRIVLKQFLENVIRDAVTYTEHAKRKTVTSLDVVYALKRQGRTLYGFGG from the coding sequence atgtctGGTAGAGGAAAAGGAGGAAAAGGTTTAGGAAAAGGTGGTGCTAAGAGACACAGAAAGATCTTGAGAGATAACATTCAAGGTATTACTAAACCAGCTATTAGAAGATTGGCAAGAAGAGGTGGTGTTAAACGTATTTCTGCTTTGATTTATGAAGAAGTTAgaattgttttgaaacaatttttggaaaatgttATCAGAGATGCTGTTACTTATACTGAACACGCAAAGAGAAAGACTGTTACTTCATTGGATGTTGTTTATGCTTTGAAGAGACAAGGTAGAACCTTGTACGGTTTCGGAGGTTAA
- a CDS encoding Cdc3 septin: MTSVVDHSHAPLSSTSQNIKIIKRVLNGYVGFANLPKQWHRRSLRRGFALNIMAVGEAGLGKATLINTLFNRDIMGKSSGNKLNDFDEDQDEDFADAEVEPSEKEADTGVRIKSTEAEIEEDGVKLKVSVITAPGFGEALNNIDSWKPIVDEINNRFDSYLEAESRINRSTIVDNRVHAFLYFIEPTGHSLRSLDIALMKQVHEKVNLIPIISKSDTLTDEEVHEFKHAILADIEHHGIKIFTPSVSENDDEEVIANTTQLLKTFPFAVIGSMNEVQTGDGRLVRGRRYPWGVIEVDNEDHNDFVKLRELLVRNFLEELKETTSNVLYEHYRTEKLRKMGIEQDNSVFKEFDPATKQEEERALHEAKLAKMEQEMKAVFQQKVSEKEKKLQRSEADLFARHKEMKDKLTKQIKLLEDKKVQLEKQKLLPQEPSPQPAPQKSRKGFLR, from the exons ATGACTTCAG TAGTGGATCACCTGCACGCACCACTTAGTTCCACGTctcaaaatatcaaaataattAAAAGGGTATTGAATGGGTATGTTGGTTTTGCCAACTTGCCTAAACAATGGCATAGAAGATCTCTTAGGAGAGGCTTTGCTTTAAACATTATGGCTGTCGGTGAAGCTGGATTAGGTAAGGCAACATTGATTAACACTTTGTTCAATCGTGATATTATGGGTAAGAGTAGTGGTAATAAATTAAATGACTTTGATGAGgatcaagatgaagattttgCCGATGCTGAAGTTGAACCACTGGAAAAAGAAGCAGACACAGGAGTTAGAATCAAGAGTACAGAAgcagaaattgaagaagatggaGTCAAGTTAAAAGTTAGTGTTATTACTGCACCAGGATTTGGTGAAGCTTTGAACAACATTGACTCATGGaaaccaattgttgatgagatAAATAATAGATTTGATTCGTACTTGGAGGCAGAGTCACGTATTAATagatcaacaattgttgacaataGAGTACATGCCTTTTTGTACTTTATTGAACCAACCGGTCATTCATTAAGAAGTTTGGATATTGCATTAATGAAACAAGTCCATGAAAAAGTCAACTTGATTCCAATAATCTCCAAGTCTGATACTTTAACTGACGAAGAGGTTCATGAATTCAAACATGCAATCTTGGCTGATATAGAACATCATGGCATTAAGATTTTCACTCCTAGTGTATCggaaaatgatgatgaagaagttaTTGCCAATACCACTCAATTGCTCAAAACTTTCCCATTTGCAGTTATAGGATCAATGAATGAAGTTCAAACTGGCGATGGTAGATTAGTTagaggaagaagatatCCATGGGGTgttattgaagttgataatgaagatcacaatgattttgttaaATTGCGTGAATTATTGGTGAGAAATTTCTTGGAAGAATTAAAAGAAACTACATCAAATGTATTGTATGAACATTATCGTACTGAGAAATTGAGGAAGATGGGTATTGAGCAAGATAATTCGgttttcaaagaatttgatCCTGCAACtaaacaagaagaagaaagagcTCTACATGAAGCTAAATTAGCCAAAATGGAACAAGAAATGAAGGCTGTTTTCCAACAGAAAGTTAgtgaaaaggaaaagaaattacaaaGATCAGAAGCTGATTTATTTGCTAGACATAAGGAAATGAAGGATAAATTGACTAAACAAATTAAATTATTGGAAGATAAAAAAGTACAATTGGAGAAACAGAAGTTGTTGCCACAAGAACCATCACCACAGCCAGCACCACAAAAGAGTCGTAAAGGATTCTTACGTTAA